In Proteus vulgaris, one DNA window encodes the following:
- a CDS encoding helix-turn-helix transcriptional regulator encodes MNNVNHKSPINTIPVRASKKRQSVATVDRKEVINQTMSQLLFEEISQGEALKILRIKVLGLNQERYAKLIHISRKTLSEIENDKGNYSADIINKVFKPFGLKIGLIPYSPHVLLSLLKEHINE; translated from the coding sequence ATGAATAATGTGAACCATAAAAGCCCAATCAATACAATTCCTGTCAGAGCATCCAAAAAACGCCAATCTGTAGCAACAGTGGATAGAAAAGAAGTCATCAACCAAACGATGTCTCAATTGTTATTTGAAGAAATAAGCCAAGGAGAGGCATTGAAAATACTAAGAATCAAAGTATTAGGTTTAAATCAAGAACGTTATGCTAAGCTTATTCATATTTCACGTAAAACACTCTCAGAAATAGAAAATGACAAAGGTAATTACTCTGCTGATATAATTAATAAAGTATTTAAACCATTTGGATTAAAAATTGGGCTGATCCCTTATTCTCCTCATGTTTTGCTTTCATTACTAAAAGAGCATATTAATGAGTAA